One window from the genome of Gavia stellata isolate bGavSte3 chromosome 10, bGavSte3.hap2, whole genome shotgun sequence encodes:
- the LRRC40 gene encoding leucine-rich repeat-containing protein 40, which translates to MAAAGRARAGDPRAGFRRPAAEPGPAVPQGLIRAARKSGQLNLSGRSLSEVPQHVWRINLDTPEEAHQNLSFGAADRWWEQTDLTKLILASNKLQCLSEDVKLLPALTVLDVHDNQLTSLPSALGQLENLQKLDVSHNKLKNIPEELMQLSHLKSLLLHHNELSHLPDGFGQLVTLEELDLSNNRLTDIPTSFALLINLVRLNLACNQLKNLPADISAMKSLRQLDCTKNYLETVPSKLATMASLEQLYLRKNKLRSLPEFPSCKLLKELHAGENQIEILNAENLKHLNSLSVLELRDNKIKSVPDEITLLQKLERLDLANNDISRLPYTLGNLPQLKFLALEGNPLRTIRRDLLQKGTQELLKYLRSKIQDDVTSPNEEPPVTAMTLPSESRINMHAITSLKLLEYSEKQAAVIPDEMFNAVRSNPVATVNFSKNQLTEIPPRIVELKDSVCDVNLSFNKISSISLELCTLHKLTHLDIRNNFLTSLPEEMEALTRLQIINLSFNRFKVFPSVLYRIVALETVLLSNNQVGSIDPLQLKKMDKLGTLDLQNNDLLQVPPELGNCETLRTLLLEGNPFRTPRAAILAKGTAAVLEYLRSRIPA; encoded by the exons ATGGCGGCGGCTGGGAGAGCGCGGGCGGGAGACCCCCGCGCTGGCTTCAGGCGGCCGGCGGCGGAGCCGGGCCCCGCCGTGCCGCAGGGGCTGATCCGGGCGGCTCGGAAGAGCGGGCAGTTAAACCTGTCGGGCCGGAGCCTCAGCGAGG TGCCTCAACATGTGTGGCGGATAAATTTGGATACTCCAGAGGAAGCTCATCAAAACCTCTCTTTTGGTGCTGCGGATCGCTGGTGGGAGCAAACAGATCTGACCAAGCTGATACTCGCCTCAAACAAACTGCAGTGTCTATCAGAGGATGTCAAACTTCTGCCTGCGCTCACTGTTCTGGAC GTGCATGATAATCAGCTGACATCGCTTCCTTCTGCTTTAGGACAATTAGAAAATCTTCAAAAACTTGATGTCAG CCacaacaaactgaaaaatatccCAGAAGAATTGATGCAGTTGTCACATTTGAAGAGCCTTCTTCTTCATCACAATGAGCTGAGTCACTTGCCGGACGGATTTGGACAGCTTGTCACTTTAGAAGAACTA gaTCTGTCCAACAACCGTCTCACAGACATTCCAACAAGTTTTGCTTTGCTCATTAACTTAGTGCGACTCAATTTGGCTTGTAATCAACTCAAGAACCTGCCTGCAGATATCAGTGCGATGAAAA GCTTAAGACAACTGGATTGTACTAAAAACTACCTGGAAACTGTACCTTCTAAATTAGCGACTATGGCATCTTTGGAACAACTTtatctgagaaaaaataaattacgTTCCTTACCAGAATTTCCCTCGTGCAAATTACTGAAG GAATTACATGCTGGTGAAAATCAGattgaaatattaaatgcaGAGAATCTGAAGCATCTGAATTCCCTCTCTGTATTGGAACTTAGAGACAACAAGATAAAATCAGTTCCTGATGAAATTACTTTGCTTCAGAAGCTGGAGCGACTTGACCTCGCCAACAATGATATCAGTAG ATTGCCTTACACATTGGGGAACCTTCCTCAGTTGAAATTCCTGGCATTAGAGGGAAATCCTTTGAGAACCATTCGAAGAGACCTTCTGCAA aaaggcaCCCAGGAACTTCTGAAATATCTAAGAAGCAAAATCCAAG ATGATGTAACTAGCCCAAATGAAGAGCCTCCTGTGACAGCCATGACTCTTCCAAGTGAGTCAAGGATTAACATGCATGCCATAACTTCACTAAAATTATTGGAATATAG TGAGAAACAGGCAGCTGTGATTCCTGATGAAATGTTCAATGCGGTCAGAAGCAATCCTGTCGCCACTGTCAACTTCAGCAAAAATCAGCTGACTGAAATTCCTCCAAG GATTGTGGAGCTGAAAGACTCGGTTTGTGATGTCAACCTTAGCTTCAATAAAATCTCATCTATTTCCTTGGAGCTTTGCACGCTCCATAAATTGACACATTTGGATATCAG aaataattttttgacaTCTTTACCTGAGGAAATGGAGGCACTGACAAGACTGCAAAttataaatctttcttttaatag ATTTAAAGTATTTCCCAGTGTCCTGTATCGCATCGTAGCCCTGGAGACTGTCCTGCTCAGTAACAATCAGGTTGGGTCCATAGACCctctgcagctgaagaagatGGACAAGCTCGGAACACTGGACCTTCAGAACAACGACCTCCTCCAGGTGCCACCAGAACTTGGAAACTGTGAAACTCTGAG GACACTTCTGTTAGAAGGAAATCCATTCCGCACTCCCCGCGCAGCCATTTTGGCAAAAGGAACAGCTGCCGTGCTGGAGTACCTGAGAAGCCGAATTCCTGCTTGA